A genomic stretch from Mycobacterium cookii includes:
- a CDS encoding acyl-CoA dehydrogenase family protein, translated as MNDYSVEAVDRLPFSTEEKAQRYRTADYAGAVGLNWYRTDPTLRATMAYYLQPDELAVVEPHLDRIGALMGGPVARWAEQTDRAPARLERYDRWGHDVSQVVQPSSFIESKRAVLDAQQALKDDARQAGFRSSMPLFAANYLLNQADIGLGCALGTGGGMVKSLVAAYAPADVREHVLSKFATGEWEGETAQLLTERAGGSDLGALETTATRHGDSWLLNGFKWFASNCDGQVFVVLAKPEGAEDSSRGVATFLVLRTRRDGTRNGVRIRRLKDKLGTRSVASGEIELVDAEAFLLSGEPSSGEQPADGRGLGRMMELTNAARLGIALFALGNARRALVESLCYARQRRAFGDRLLDKPLMRSKLAEMIVDVEAAQALVFDGVGIANHRQPRAVRQRIAVPVTKLKVARLGITMASDAIEIHGGNGYIETWPVAKLLRDAQVNTIWEGADNILCLDVRRGIERMQAHQPLLERLHDAVSVSDDDDTTRLVRRRIEDLEAAITAWTKLPSEVAEARLFPLSQFMGDVYAGALLTEQAAWEQAAGRTDRKALVARLFARRCLAERGPLRGIDEESDEGIERFNDLAEGALTGADAPRP; from the coding sequence ATGAACGACTACAGCGTCGAGGCCGTCGACAGGCTGCCGTTCAGCACCGAGGAGAAGGCGCAGCGATACCGCACCGCGGACTACGCGGGAGCCGTCGGCCTCAACTGGTATCGCACCGATCCCACGCTGCGGGCCACCATGGCCTACTACCTGCAGCCCGACGAATTGGCCGTCGTCGAACCGCATCTGGACAGGATCGGCGCATTGATGGGCGGCCCGGTGGCGCGGTGGGCCGAGCAGACCGACCGAGCCCCGGCCCGGCTTGAGCGCTACGACCGCTGGGGCCACGACGTCAGCCAGGTGGTCCAGCCGTCGTCGTTCATCGAATCCAAGCGGGCGGTGCTGGACGCTCAGCAGGCCCTCAAGGACGACGCGCGGCAGGCCGGTTTCCGGTCGTCGATGCCGTTGTTCGCGGCCAACTACCTGCTCAATCAGGCTGACATCGGCCTGGGCTGTGCGCTGGGAACCGGTGGCGGCATGGTCAAGTCTCTGGTCGCCGCCTACGCCCCGGCCGATGTGCGCGAGCACGTCTTGAGCAAATTCGCCACCGGCGAGTGGGAGGGCGAGACCGCGCAGTTGCTGACCGAACGGGCCGGCGGCTCCGACTTAGGCGCCTTGGAGACAACCGCGACCCGGCACGGCGACTCCTGGTTGCTCAACGGCTTCAAGTGGTTCGCGTCCAACTGCGACGGCCAGGTGTTCGTCGTGCTGGCCAAACCCGAGGGCGCCGAGGACTCCAGTCGTGGTGTGGCGACCTTCCTGGTGCTGCGGACCCGCCGCGACGGCACCCGCAACGGCGTCCGCATCCGCCGGCTCAAGGACAAGCTCGGCACCCGCTCGGTGGCCTCCGGCGAGATCGAACTCGTCGATGCGGAAGCATTTCTGCTGTCCGGTGAGCCGAGCAGCGGCGAGCAGCCCGCCGACGGCAGGGGCCTGGGCCGGATGATGGAGCTGACCAACGCCGCCCGGCTGGGCATCGCCTTGTTCGCCCTCGGCAACGCGCGCCGCGCCCTGGTCGAATCGCTGTGTTACGCCCGGCAACGGCGGGCGTTCGGCGACCGGTTGCTGGACAAACCGCTGATGCGCAGCAAGCTCGCCGAGATGATCGTCGACGTCGAAGCCGCCCAGGCGCTGGTGTTCGACGGCGTCGGTATCGCCAATCACCGGCAGCCCAGAGCGGTCCGGCAGCGGATCGCGGTGCCGGTCACCAAGCTGAAGGTCGCCCGGCTGGGCATCACCATGGCCTCCGACGCGATCGAGATCCACGGCGGCAACGGCTACATCGAAACCTGGCCGGTGGCAAAGCTTTTGCGGGATGCACAGGTCAACACGATCTGGGAGGGTGCCGACAATATCCTCTGTCTCGACGTGCGGCGCGGTATCGAGCGGATGCAGGCCCACCAGCCGCTGCTGGAACGGTTGCACGACGCCGTCTCGGTGTCCGACGACGACGACACGACCCGGCTGGTGCGTCGCCGCATCGAGGATCTCGAGGCGGCGATCACTGCCTGGACGAAGCTGCCTTCCGAGGTGGCGGAGGCGCGGCTGTTCCCGCTGTCCCAATTCATGGGCGACGTCTACGCGGGCGCGTTGCTGACCGAGCAGGCGGCGTGGGAGCAGGCTGCCGGCCGAACGGACCGCAAGGCACTGGTGGCCCGGCTGTTCGCGCGTCGCTGCCTCGCCGAGCGTGGGCCGCTGCGCGGCATCGACGAGGAATCCGACGAGGGTATCGAGCGGTTCAACGACCTGGCCGAGGGGGCGTTGACCGGCGCTGACGCACCGCGACCGTAA
- a CDS encoding amino acid permease, giving the protein MTAEAEEQDIPLSFPDLCKRVFLGKPLITEELASENLSNPVALGALSPDAISSTAYGPEQILTELLPHAGLAAFVLLLPIMGVILLILVLVAASYRQVVMAYTRAGGSYIVARENFGPRVAQVAAAALLIDYVVTVAVQSAAGTVAVASAVPALGPYSLEITVGVVILICYANLRGLREAGLPFAIATYAFVVMIGAMIVTGVIRHIFWGLPQYDPGHVAGAVPVQQGNGLVMGATILVLLRAFANGGSSLTGVEAISNTVQVFRKPQSVNARRVLTAMACILGFLLAGVGYLTYATHAAPFLSEYPSVLSQVARTVFGSGFLGNTMYVLVQVSTAAILYTGANTSFNGFPALASFVAEDRFLPRQLMQRGYRLVFSNGIITLAALSVALLVFTGGSVNALVPFYAIGVFTGFSMAGYGMSKHHLTEREPGWRHRLAINFTAAVLSTIVVGIFAVAKFTEGAWLVVVVFPILVFGLIRLNREYRAESAILQAFRTDRPELVKYARHQVFVLVNSLDLAVLEALRYGKGLRADELVAVHFMVDATHAKHLRKRWDEFDLDTSLRVVDCPDRQINRAAQQLVCKARADHEHTNVTVLLPRRTYAPLLGRLLHDRSADKIAKAVSRVPDAAATIVPYDVQSRIREAFPDTFEQRIARELDKIETRILRHDGEEVEEYEHPQRPAAVISVDSVIPGRRATIEGRVNQVEDVTKDRKTFRSIVIGDDSGEINVTFRPDGSGADIQPGQVLRITGKVQQSGNQDPAMLDPTYQVIEVPQEP; this is encoded by the coding sequence GTGACAGCAGAAGCCGAAGAGCAAGACATACCGCTGTCCTTCCCGGACTTGTGCAAGCGTGTCTTCCTCGGAAAGCCGCTGATCACCGAGGAGCTGGCCTCCGAGAATCTCTCGAATCCCGTTGCGCTGGGTGCGCTTTCGCCCGATGCGATCTCGTCGACCGCTTATGGACCCGAGCAGATCCTCACCGAGTTGCTTCCGCATGCCGGCCTGGCCGCATTCGTTCTCTTACTGCCCATCATGGGTGTCATCCTGCTGATCCTGGTGCTGGTGGCCGCGTCCTACCGGCAGGTGGTGATGGCCTACACCAGGGCCGGCGGCTCCTACATCGTCGCGCGGGAGAACTTCGGGCCGCGGGTGGCGCAGGTTGCCGCTGCCGCGCTACTGATCGACTACGTGGTGACGGTTGCGGTCCAGTCGGCGGCCGGCACCGTCGCGGTGGCCTCCGCCGTGCCCGCGCTGGGTCCTTACAGCCTGGAAATCACCGTCGGCGTGGTGATCCTGATCTGCTATGCGAATCTGCGTGGACTGCGCGAAGCCGGCCTGCCCTTCGCGATCGCGACGTACGCCTTCGTGGTGATGATCGGGGCGATGATCGTCACCGGCGTCATCCGCCACATCTTCTGGGGCCTACCGCAATACGACCCCGGCCACGTGGCCGGAGCGGTGCCAGTCCAGCAGGGCAACGGTCTGGTGATGGGTGCGACGATCCTGGTGCTGCTTCGGGCGTTCGCCAACGGCGGTTCGTCGCTGACCGGCGTGGAAGCGATCTCCAACACCGTCCAGGTCTTCCGTAAGCCGCAGAGCGTCAACGCGCGGCGGGTGCTGACCGCCATGGCCTGCATCCTGGGGTTCCTGCTGGCCGGCGTCGGCTATCTCACCTATGCCACGCACGCGGCGCCCTTCCTCAGCGAGTACCCGTCGGTGCTGTCGCAGGTCGCCCGCACGGTTTTCGGCAGCGGGTTCCTCGGCAACACCATGTACGTTCTGGTGCAGGTGTCGACGGCGGCCATCCTGTACACCGGCGCCAATACCAGCTTCAACGGGTTTCCCGCGCTCGCGAGTTTCGTTGCGGAGGACCGTTTTCTGCCGCGCCAACTGATGCAGCGGGGCTACCGGCTGGTGTTCTCCAACGGCATCATCACGCTCGCGGCGTTGTCGGTGGCGCTGCTGGTGTTCACCGGCGGGTCGGTCAACGCCCTGGTGCCGTTCTACGCGATCGGGGTGTTCACCGGTTTCTCGATGGCCGGCTACGGCATGAGCAAACACCACCTGACCGAACGCGAACCGGGTTGGCGACACCGGTTGGCGATCAACTTCACCGCGGCCGTGTTGTCGACGATCGTGGTGGGGATCTTCGCGGTGGCGAAGTTCACCGAGGGGGCTTGGCTGGTCGTCGTCGTCTTCCCGATCCTGGTCTTCGGCCTGATCCGGCTCAACCGCGAGTACCGGGCCGAGTCGGCGATCCTGCAGGCGTTCCGCACCGACCGGCCGGAGTTGGTGAAATACGCGCGGCATCAGGTGTTCGTGCTGGTCAACTCACTGGACCTGGCCGTGCTCGAGGCACTGCGGTACGGCAAGGGACTGCGCGCCGACGAACTGGTCGCGGTGCATTTCATGGTCGACGCGACGCATGCCAAGCACCTCCGAAAGCGTTGGGACGAATTCGATCTCGACACCAGCCTGCGGGTGGTGGACTGCCCGGACCGGCAGATCAACCGCGCCGCGCAGCAGCTGGTCTGCAAGGCTCGGGCCGACCATGAGCACACCAACGTGACGGTGCTGCTGCCACGCCGGACGTATGCGCCGCTGTTGGGCCGGCTGCTGCACGACCGGTCCGCGGACAAGATCGCCAAGGCGGTCAGCCGGGTTCCGGACGCGGCCGCCACGATCGTGCCGTACGACGTGCAGTCCCGGATCCGCGAAGCGTTCCCGGATACTTTCGAACAGCGGATCGCGCGGGAACTGGACAAGATCGAGACCCGAATCCTGCGTCACGACGGCGAGGAAGTCGAGGAGTACGAGCACCCGCAGCGGCCCGCGGCGGTGATCTCGGTGGACAGCGTGATCCCCGGACGTCGTGCCACCATCGAAGGGCGGGTCAACCAGGTCGAAGACGTCACCAAGGATCGAAAGACGTTCCGCTCGATCGTGATCGGCGACGACAGCGGCGAAATCAACGTCACTTTCCGGCCTGACGGCAGCGGCGCGGACATTCAGCCCGGGCAGGTGCTGCGGATCACCGGCAAGGTGCAGCAGAGCGGCAACCAGGACCCGGCGATGCTCGATCCGACCTATCAGGTGATCGAAGTGCCGCAGGAGCCGTGA
- the fdxA gene encoding ferredoxin, with product MTYTIAEPCVDIKDKACIEECPVDCIYEGARMLFIHPDECVDCGACEPVCPVEAIYYEDDVPEQWSQYTQINADFFAELGSPGGAAKVGLTENDPQSVKDLPPQGEGD from the coding sequence GTGACGTACACGATCGCCGAACCCTGCGTCGACATCAAGGACAAGGCATGTATCGAGGAATGCCCGGTCGACTGCATCTACGAGGGCGCTCGGATGCTGTTCATCCATCCCGACGAATGCGTCGACTGCGGCGCCTGCGAGCCGGTCTGCCCGGTCGAGGCGATCTACTACGAGGACGACGTCCCCGAACAGTGGAGCCAGTACACGCAGATCAACGCCGACTTCTTCGCCGAACTCGGATCTCCCGGTGGCGCAGCGAAAGTCGGCTTGACCGAGAACGACCCGCAGTCGGTCAAGGATCTCCCGCCGCAGGGTGAGGGCGACTGA
- a CDS encoding PadR family transcriptional regulator — translation MALPHAILVSLCEQSGSGYELARRFDRSIGYFWSATHQQIYRTLRTMEDDRWVTAEVVVQRGRPDKKVYDVTDAGRAELARWIAAPLGDGGTGRGGALSDTRTREIAVKLRGAEYGDTAALRTQIAALRRERAQLLDTYRGFEKTQFPDPAAIDGSALHQYLVLRGGIRAEESTIDWLDEVTTALRERR, via the coding sequence GTGGCGCTTCCCCACGCGATCCTGGTGTCGCTGTGCGAACAGTCCGGCTCGGGCTACGAGCTGGCGCGCCGGTTCGATCGCTCGATCGGATATTTCTGGAGCGCGACCCACCAGCAGATCTACCGCACGCTGCGCACGATGGAGGACGACCGATGGGTGACGGCCGAGGTGGTGGTTCAGCGCGGACGGCCGGACAAGAAGGTCTACGACGTCACCGACGCCGGCCGGGCCGAGTTGGCCCGCTGGATCGCGGCGCCGCTCGGCGACGGCGGGACCGGCCGCGGCGGGGCGCTCAGCGACACCCGCACCCGCGAGATCGCGGTCAAGCTGCGCGGCGCCGAGTACGGCGATACCGCCGCGCTGCGCACCCAGATAGCCGCCCTGCGCCGCGAGCGCGCCCAATTGCTGGACACCTACCGGGGATTCGAGAAGACACAGTTCCCCGATCCGGCTGCGATCGACGGCAGCGCGCTGCATCAGTATCTGGTGTTGCGCGGCGGAATCCGCGCCGAGGAAAGCACTATCGACTGGCTCGACGAAGTGACCACAGCATTGCGGGAGCGCCGATGA
- the dapC gene encoding succinyldiaminopimelate transaminase, whose amino-acid sequence MSALLPEFPWDTLADATALARSHPDGIVDLSVGTPVDPVAPLIRDALASAGAEPGYPTTAGTPELRQSVVAALERRYGITGLTESAVLPVIGTKELIAWLPTLLGLGADDLVVVPELAYPTYDVGARLAGAQVLYADSLTQLGPQTPALVFVNSPSNPTGQVLGVDHLRKLVGWARDRGVLVASDECYLGLHWDAEPVSVLHPSVCDGDHTGLLAVHSLSKSSSLAGYRAGFVAGDEAVVGELLAVRKHAGMMVPRPVQAAIVAALDDDAHEREQRERYRRRRGVLLPAFQSAGFTVDHSEAGLYLWVTRGEPCRDTVGWLAQRGILAAPGEFYGPRGARHVRVALTATDERIAAAVDRLTD is encoded by the coding sequence CTGTCGGCTCTGCTGCCGGAGTTTCCGTGGGACACCCTGGCCGATGCCACAGCGCTGGCCAGGTCGCACCCGGACGGCATCGTCGACCTCTCCGTCGGCACGCCCGTCGACCCGGTCGCACCGCTGATCCGCGACGCACTGGCCTCGGCCGGCGCCGAACCCGGGTATCCCACCACCGCGGGCACCCCGGAGCTACGCCAGTCGGTGGTGGCCGCACTCGAGCGCCGCTACGGCATCACCGGACTGACCGAGTCGGCCGTGCTGCCGGTGATCGGCACCAAGGAGCTGATCGCCTGGCTGCCCACCCTGCTGGGCCTGGGCGCAGACGATTTGGTCGTCGTTCCCGAGCTGGCCTATCCGACCTATGACGTCGGCGCGCGGCTGGCCGGAGCGCAGGTGCTCTACGCCGACTCGCTCACCCAGCTCGGCCCGCAGACGCCGGCGCTGGTGTTCGTCAACTCGCCGAGTAACCCGACCGGGCAGGTGCTCGGCGTCGACCATCTGCGCAAGCTGGTCGGCTGGGCCCGCGACCGCGGCGTGCTGGTGGCCTCCGACGAGTGCTATCTCGGCCTGCACTGGGACGCCGAGCCGGTGTCGGTGCTGCATCCGTCGGTGTGCGACGGCGACCACACCGGTCTGCTCGCGGTGCACTCGCTGTCCAAGAGCTCGTCGCTGGCCGGTTACCGCGCCGGCTTCGTCGCCGGCGACGAAGCCGTGGTCGGCGAGCTGCTCGCGGTGCGCAAACACGCCGGGATGATGGTGCCCAGGCCCGTGCAGGCGGCCATCGTCGCCGCGCTGGACGACGACGCCCATGAGCGCGAGCAGCGTGAGCGCTACCGCCGTCGCAGAGGCGTCTTACTGCCGGCGTTCCAGTCGGCCGGCTTCACCGTCGACCATTCCGAGGCCGGGCTTTATTTATGGGTGACGCGCGGCGAGCCGTGCCGGGACACCGTCGGCTGGCTTGCGCAGCGCGGGATCCTCGCGGCGCCCGGCGAGTTCTACGGTCCGCGCGGGGCCCGGCATGTCCGGGTGGCGCTGACCGCCACCGACGAGCGGATCGCCGCCGCCGTCGACCGTCTCACGGACTGA
- a CDS encoding NADPH-dependent 2,4-dienoyl-CoA reductase, translating to MNYPNLLSPLDLGFTTLRNRVVMGSMHTGLEDRARHIDRLAEYFAERAHGGVGLIITGGYAPNRTGWLLPFASELTSSTQARRHRRVTGAVHDAGGKIALQVLHAGRYAYHPLSVSASSIKAPINPFRPRRLSSAGVRSTIDDFARCTLLAREAGYDGVEIMGSEGYLLNQFLAERTNKRNDDWGGTAEKRRRFPVEIVRRARAAAGPDFIICYRMSMADYVEGGQSWDEIIALATEVEAAGATMINSGFGWHEARVPTIVTSVPGSAFVDISHAVAGHVNIPVVASNRINMPQAAEQILADTGVQLVSMARPLLADPEWVLKAQTARADEINTCIACNQACLDHAFVKKTVSCLLNPRAGHETELVLAPTRHTRSIAVVGAGPAGLATAVNAAARGHQVTLFEANDVIGGQFDMARRIPGKEEFNETIRYFTTMLATNGVEVRLNTRVSAAALADYDHVVLATGVAPRIPAIAGIDHPMVLTYAEAITGAKPIGASVAVIGAGGIGFDVSEFLVTDNSPTLNLKEWKAEWGVADPWDAPGALTTPIPAAPAREVYLLQRTDGAQGRKLGKTSGWVHRASLKAKGVQQLSGVNYERIADDGLHISFGPKRERPRLLEVDNVVVCAGQEPVRELEEDLRRIGIDPHIIGGAAFAAELDAKRAIKQGTELAARL from the coding sequence ATGAACTACCCAAACCTGTTGTCCCCGTTGGATCTCGGATTCACCACGCTGCGCAACCGGGTGGTGATGGGATCGATGCACACCGGTCTGGAAGACCGCGCCCGCCATATCGACCGGCTCGCCGAGTATTTCGCCGAACGCGCGCACGGCGGCGTCGGCCTGATCATCACCGGCGGCTACGCGCCCAACCGGACCGGCTGGCTGCTGCCGTTCGCTTCGGAGCTGACCTCGTCCACGCAGGCGCGCAGGCATCGCCGCGTCACCGGCGCGGTGCACGACGCCGGCGGCAAGATTGCGCTGCAGGTCCTGCACGCGGGTCGGTATGCCTACCATCCGCTTTCGGTCAGCGCGTCGTCGATCAAGGCGCCGATCAACCCATTTCGCCCGCGGCGGCTCTCGTCGGCCGGCGTGCGCAGCACCATCGACGACTTCGCGCGGTGCACGCTGCTGGCCCGCGAGGCGGGCTATGACGGTGTCGAAATCATGGGCAGCGAAGGGTATCTGCTCAATCAGTTCCTCGCCGAGCGAACCAACAAGCGCAACGACGATTGGGGCGGCACCGCCGAGAAGCGCCGCCGCTTCCCGGTGGAGATCGTGCGCCGCGCCCGTGCGGCCGCCGGCCCCGACTTCATCATCTGCTACCGCATGTCGATGGCCGACTATGTTGAAGGCGGGCAGAGCTGGGACGAAATCATTGCGCTGGCAACCGAAGTCGAGGCCGCCGGCGCAACCATGATCAACTCCGGCTTCGGCTGGCACGAGGCGCGGGTGCCGACGATCGTCACCTCCGTGCCGGGCAGCGCCTTCGTCGACATCAGCCATGCCGTCGCCGGACACGTCAACATCCCGGTGGTGGCGTCGAACCGGATCAACATGCCACAGGCCGCCGAGCAGATCCTGGCCGACACCGGAGTCCAGCTGGTGTCGATGGCGCGGCCGCTGCTGGCCGACCCGGAGTGGGTGCTCAAGGCACAGACCGCCCGTGCCGACGAGATCAACACCTGCATCGCCTGCAACCAGGCCTGCCTGGACCACGCGTTCGTGAAGAAGACGGTGTCCTGTCTGCTGAATCCGCGGGCCGGTCACGAAACCGAACTGGTGTTGGCGCCGACGCGGCACACGCGCTCGATCGCGGTCGTCGGCGCAGGTCCGGCGGGGCTGGCCACCGCGGTCAACGCCGCCGCGCGCGGCCACCAGGTGACGCTGTTCGAGGCCAACGACGTCATCGGTGGCCAGTTCGACATGGCTCGGCGGATACCGGGCAAAGAGGAATTCAACGAAACCATCCGGTATTTCACGACGATGCTGGCCACCAACGGCGTCGAGGTGCGGCTGAACACGCGGGTGTCGGCCGCCGCACTGGCCGACTACGACCACGTGGTGCTGGCCACCGGAGTGGCACCGCGAATCCCGGCCATCGCCGGGATCGACCATCCGATGGTGTTGACCTACGCCGAGGCCATCACCGGCGCCAAGCCGATAGGCGCGAGCGTCGCCGTGATCGGAGCCGGCGGAATCGGTTTCGACGTCAGCGAATTCCTGGTCACCGACAACTCGCCGACGCTCAACCTCAAAGAGTGGAAGGCCGAATGGGGGGTGGCCGACCCGTGGGACGCCCCGGGCGCGTTGACCACCCCGATCCCGGCGGCCCCGGCGCGCGAGGTGTACCTCCTGCAGCGCACCGACGGCGCACAGGGACGCAAGCTCGGCAAGACCAGTGGATGGGTGCATCGGGCGTCGCTGAAAGCCAAAGGCGTGCAACAACTGTCGGGCGTCAATTATGAGCGGATCGCCGACGACGGGTTGCACATCAGCTTCGGCCCGAAGCGCGAGCGCCCGCGGCTGCTCGAGGTGGACAACGTCGTCGTCTGCGCCGGTCAAGAACCGGTGCGCGAGCTGGAAGAAGACCTGCGGCGCATCGGAATCGACCCGCACATCATCGGTGGTGCCGCGTTCGCCGCCGAGTTGGACGCCAAGCGCGCGATCAAGCAGGGCACCGAGCTGGCGGCCCGGCTGTAG